One genomic region from Nitrospinota bacterium encodes:
- a CDS encoding radical SAM protein — protein sequence MLSLVLDTFNRLKYKIPAKPRHIQIEVTNRCNMDCSMCPREDLEIELEHMDWDKFAAVVEQLQGTEDITLTGWGEPFLHPRIFDMIAFCKDRGHKVMITSNGLFTKPAIAEQILQSGLDTLTFSIDRVEGSDSAEEGHNNNGVYQNIEKVARMRKKGSLSLRLQSTLHADCENDLYDVIRYAGKIGCEVVNVGRLDRKYAPNLKRPNLKEEERIFQNANRVAKSQGVQLDWIQYSVSKGIMRFAYKLLRKKLHRSGKYCLKTFDNAYISREGNVTPCCLLPEAKMGNMLDQNLEAIWQSDGFNDFRENYRDTCGSCDLWTISQVDMGEQNSSQPDRNSDALAENPSPVNV from the coding sequence ATGCTCAGTCTGGTTCTCGATACATTTAACCGATTGAAATATAAGATCCCCGCCAAGCCGCGCCATATTCAGATTGAAGTCACCAATCGTTGCAATATGGACTGTTCCATGTGCCCCAGAGAAGATCTTGAGATCGAGCTGGAACACATGGACTGGGATAAATTCGCCGCCGTTGTCGAGCAATTGCAGGGCACAGAAGACATCACCCTCACCGGCTGGGGAGAACCCTTTCTTCACCCCAGAATATTCGATATGATCGCCTTCTGCAAGGACCGTGGGCACAAGGTCATGATCACCTCCAACGGCTTGTTCACCAAACCCGCCATTGCAGAACAGATCCTCCAGTCCGGCCTCGATACCCTCACGTTTTCCATCGACCGCGTGGAAGGAAGCGACAGCGCCGAGGAAGGTCACAACAACAACGGGGTGTACCAGAATATTGAAAAGGTGGCCCGGATGCGGAAAAAGGGGAGTCTCTCCCTGCGCCTGCAATCGACCTTGCATGCGGACTGTGAAAACGATCTTTATGACGTGATCCGCTATGCCGGAAAAATCGGCTGTGAAGTGGTGAATGTCGGACGCCTGGATCGGAAATACGCCCCCAACCTGAAACGCCCCAACTTGAAGGAAGAGGAGCGCATTTTCCAGAACGCAAACCGGGTCGCCAAGTCCCAGGGCGTGCAACTGGACTGGATTCAGTACTCCGTTTCCAAAGGCATCATGCGGTTTGCCTACAAGCTGTTGCGCAAAAAGCTGCACCGCTCCGGTAAATACTGCCTGAAAACTTTCGACAACGCCTATATCAGCCGCGAGGGCAACGTCACCCCCTGCTGTCTGTTGCCCGAAGCGAAGATGGGCAATATGCTCGATCAAAACCTGGAGGCTATCTGGCAGAGCGACGGATTCAACGATTTCCGGGAAAACTACAGGGATACCTGCGGGTCCTGCGATTTGTGGACCATCTCCCAGGTGGACATGGGGGAACAAAATTCGAGTCAACCAGATAGAAACTCGGATGCGTTGGCAGAGAATCCATCGCCCGTTAACGTTTGA